TGTGCCTTCAGCGGGTGTTAATGCAGTatacaaacaatatatttaGAGCgcaaaaaatgttattttgggaAATCGGTTGTAGACATGTGCTAGTTAAGCGGGTTGGAATATACGCTAATTTCGTCGATTTAAAGCCTGCCAATCACAAGCGTTGTGCGGCAATACTTTACAATTAATATATGTTGACAATGTCATCTATTCAGAACGTGGTGCCACTTCTGTATTTATTGGCCCGAACCTTGAGATTTTGCTTTCTGAAAGAAAAGTAAAACAAGTTGCCTCTATCGATGTTTCGTACCTTTAGTGATGAATGTTCTTgtcgaaaaaatatttttacaaaaacacagaATTCTCTCGATTCTGCTTGAATGTTTTCGTTCAGTTAAAGAGAAAGCCTGTTATCGTTAGTGATGGATTGACAGTAATGCCGTCTCAGTTGCCGGTAGTTCACAtgtaatagcgctgatcgcaaatgacgtgactgttctctctcattaatatgcatgaataaatatttgtccgcattttccccATAAATGACGAAAATAAAGCCTGCTAGTACACTAGTACACCATTACAATGGCTATTTAACGTCACaattattcgtatgaattgatgactcaGACTACatgctgcaacaacagccgcgcatacaacgacaaaatttgtccgaatttcaggtatatttgtccgaaagtcgctaTCAACGCTATTGATCCGTAAAGTTTAGCCCATAGAAGGGTCACTTGTGTGCATTTATCCATACCTAAACCCTCAAAGTATGATGCAATAAATGGACAAATACAGACGCCCGAGATTCTAAAATAGCAATTGTGTACAGACAGAAGGTTCATAAAAGGAAGTGAGGTAATGCTGTTACTGTACTATTTCAATTGACCAATGGCTCTTTGCCGTGTTTTGAAAAAGCTGTTTAAAAGAGAGAAACAACGGCAACTCCCTCAGAGATTATCGTTTCAGTAATCAAAGTATGAAGCGCTTTTCGGTACTTGGCTTGATTGCTGTGGTCTGCTCGTACCAGGCAGGTATGTGAAAGAAGATCCCATTTATTACCTAATGTCTGTAAAGCAATAACTACTACCTCAATGTCTAAAAACCTGTAAAACACAACTGACATATAGAACTTTAAATGGAATTGAATCATTGATATATTCCACAAGAGTTTGTTGCTCATGACAATTAAGTTTATGTAAAACGTGCCTATTATCGCTAGAAAGATGATACCACATAAACTGATTAAGCTTACATTTGGTCATAATGCTTTAGAGACTTGAACTCTCGTCTCATCACTATGTACCGATTTTCTGAATCCTTGTCAGTGTATTCAGTTTTTAACACAACATATAGGCATTATTTTGTATCATATTTTGTTGCtcctttgttttgtgttttggttaggTTTTGGGTCCTTTCTTTCAGTATTCATGTCTTTTGAAGGGGTTTGGTTTATTTCTTTCATACTAATATCTTTGTAATGAGAATTAGCAACCTAATTATGTTCTCGTGATGGATTTTCGTTTATACTTGATTGTTTGCATGAACATGTGTATATTTAATATGTCATAAAATGTTTTCCTTCCGTTATTGAAGTTAGGTcggctacatgtacatgttttaatTTGCTTATCTTATGGCTAAATAAGTCAGTAACCGCGTCCGAAGACATAGACCTTGTACTAGTAATGAGTGCCCATGGCAGAAAAAGTGTATTCCAATACTCTCGTGGCTGGGGATAACATTTTGTTGCACGCACCTAAAAGATAACTAATTAACTTTGGACCTTTTGTAAAGCTATAGAACAGTGACAGGGGAAAAAAGTGGGTAGCCGAGCGGCTTTGTGATTGGGTAcagtacgttgtgagttcgaacccgattgaaaccatcgtattcgtAAAATATCGAGGCGTACTTACCGTTTCTGGTGTGTCGCCATCTGTGTTCGTCCTTTCCCCTTGGGGTTGCCGGATTGGTACTTCCCTGCCCTCCCCGGTCGTTCTGCGGTTtccgagggggggggggacggTTGTCTTCATAGCGAAACTTAGCATTACGTCAACCATAGAACAGCGACCGTATGTTTGTCAATAGGGTGTAGAATGATGGTAAAGACATGATAAATTGTTCGCAATGTCCTTATCAAACCCCTTTCACTTGCATTTTAACCTCGCAGGTGCCGTGAATGTTGCGGTCGGAAAGCCTGCATCGCAAAGCAGCAATTGGTCGGCAGGTTCCACAGCAGATAAGGCTGTTGATGGAAACACAGAAACTTATTGGTCCGGCAATTCATGTACTGCCACGAACGCGGATCCAAATGCATGGTGGAAGGTAGATCTACAGAGTGAACACGCAGTAGATCATGTGGTTCTCATAAATCGCGAAGGCTGTTGCCGTAAGTATTTTCCGTCTACGTATAGCTGGTTTCTCTGTGGAGAAATTCATTTCAGCCAAAGCTTTAAATAATCAGTCTGCATTCACGTGTTCGCAATATCCAGCtttatcattttcttttatcgcccttttgttttcttttttcaagttGACTAAAACTCACCTTGAACGTGATTTGTTTGCAGCCGAACGTTTACTTGGAGCCGTCGTGCGCGTTGGTAACAGTCAAGACATTGCCAGCAACACCCAATGCGGAAACCCTGTAACTACTGCGCAAATATCAGCGTCAGCCACCATTACAATCGAATGTCCAGACGATACAGCGGGACAGTTTGTCAGTGTTCAGCTAGAAGGACAGACACAGTTTCTTACATTGTGTGAACTTCAAGTTGACGATGGAACTTCAGGAACATCGACAGGTACGCTCAATTAATGTTTTAGGGGTTTTTGCGTGGAAATTCAACTGTGTTGGTAGCTGACTACTGTCAATTAAACGTTTGATCTCAACACGGTAGATTTTAGTCACTGATATTTTCGGTAGCAGCATTACAACCTTCGTCAGAAGAATGACCCGATCTCAATGTCGTGACCTTTCGGACACGTGACATCAAAATCGGATCATAGACTTTTGGTAGTTTATGCCTTCCAATGTCTCTATTAACAGATGGCAAGTTAACACGGATATAATTCGCCTTCTTAGCACCCTTTCGAAGTATCGGGGGTCCCTATTAAgaatttgtacattttccaAATCCACAAAGTGGTCTGGTGATCCACAGTGTtgagatcaaaagttcaatggaCAGCAATGTTTGAGTACttagaaaaggaaaatattCTCTGATAAGCAGAGAATGATCCAGAAAATGGTATCtgtaaagaaaaatattgcTCTGACGTTCTCTGAATAACCATTTCAAGTCATGTGACCCAGATATAAGTAAAAGCTTTGCTTACATTTCTATCCAACGATACCATTTTCACCGTTTGAAATGAATTTGGGCACAAAGTTTAACAATGGTACGAAAGAGCGTCAATGATGTGCGCTGGGACGATAATGAGATGGCATTCCAATCTTGTGTTTCATTATGACTTTGACGTTCAAGAAGATTTTACTATATACCCTTGTTCATTAATGGCTCTTCTATTtcgaaaaaatgtatttttgttaatagtcgcgccagtgGCTTACTGACTATGCATGCTaggattcataatatactatgcgagtaaccggaagagTACCTGACTTAATTCATAGGCGCCGCCTTGTTTTTTTTTAGTGCTCGTGAAtgaacaaatacgaaacgtgccaagttttattttataacatgccagtaataaaatatatctgtcTTATTGGCCAGTCAGTATTATTATGCACCTCGtaactgatacaaaatatcgttactatcacgcctaaaaaataaaaaaacggtCGTACATATGAACGAGGGTATGCGCGAAAAATGCTGGgatatgatttttttagaaaagcgcccccccctgtgtcaataaatAGATGCAAAAGTTGCCAGTTTtcagacggaacgctatagtatTCAGCTTACCAGTGGAAGTTGGGCATTGCTACGATAATGATGGCACTATatgtcccttgttaaacacaataggttgTTATCGTGgtaaaaaattgccaatttttgtccaacagtTGAACACATTACAAAAATTCTATACCTgcagggtctgacatcgtgtacgtgaaatgttttcatcagagggtaaactgggcatagttgttatacaaacgtatatagcaagtaacaattaattctagtttatcatgaatcaacaGAAATAACATTCctaatcttaacccctggcgcgacacgaAGGGCTGAGCTCTATAAAATATTAACAGAATGGGAAAATATGTAGGGAAAAAAGTGTATTTAGATACTCTCATGGCTAGCGGATAACATTTGTTTGCACGCACTCAAATACAATTAATAAACCGTGGATCTTTTGTAAAGCTATTTTTCTTGATAATGAGACTTGGCATTACGTCAAGCATAGAATAGCGACCACATTTTTGTCACTTGGGTGCAGAACGATGCCAAGGAACGACAAAATGTTCGCAATGTCCTAtcttacattttttttcttgtatttaACGTCACAGGTCCCGTGAATGTTGCGGTCGGAAAGCCTGCATCGCAAAGCAGCAATTGGTCGGCAGGGTCCACAGCAGATAAGGCTGTCGATGGAAACACAGAAACTTATTGGTCCGGCAATTCATGCACTGCCACGAACGCGGATCCAAATGCATGGTGGAAGGTAGATCTACAGAGTGAACACGCAGTAGACCATGTGGTTCTCATAAATCGCGAAGGCTGTTGCCGTAAGTATTTTCGGTTCCACATAGAGCTGTTTTCCTCTGCGGTGAAAGTTAAGCGACTAACACCATGTAAGTGTGAGTCATAGTACTTGGAGTAGGTTTAATTTCAGCCAAAGCTTGAAATATTCACCCGGCATTAACGTGTTCGCAATATCCGGATTTATCATTTTCCTTTATCgcccttttgtgttttctttttttcaaattgactaAAACTCACCTTGAACGTGATTCGTTTACAGCCGAACGTTTACTTGGAGCCGTCGTGCGCGTTGGTAACAGTCAAGACATTGCCAGCAACACCCAATGCGGAAACCCTGTAACTACTGCGCAAATATCAGCGTCAGCCACCATTACAATCGAATGTCCAGACGATACAGCGGGACAGTTTGTCAGTGTTCAACTAGAAGGACAGACACAGTTTCTTACATTATGTGAACTTCAAGTTTTTGGTGAAGGTACAGAAACATCAGGTTCAGgtaaatttaataaatgtttaAGTTCttagaaaaggaaaatattCTGTGTTACAGTGGCGGTGCAtgcaacacagcgtattttgctctgaaatcacttttttttgcaaatattcattcaattttaatgaatttgtcaacccaagaataaaatattggtttgattcaccttttagcttatcaagcagttgtaagttgtgtgataaagaagtgttaatttattcaaatttatgcaaataaccagatttcctggcttctttttcctcccaatttcaaaattccaaaagaatttaactcccCTCTGGCTGgatgaaatttctgaaattttcacattatgttctttaaatgtataaccaaacgactattttgtttggcaataaggttcttacattttgaagaagaggcattttaattttgctaatcatgattttaatcacttttgaGTGTCactctttcaacccttgccattctAGAATGATgaaagataatgcaaaataaaatagtcgtttttttcaacatatacacttctttcaagtaaaatattacattttagaaaatagcgtcaagtttttgactgaaattaatttttatcattaataccaaaattgcagttttttaatccaaatatacacccacttcatccttcgagtaaattACTGCTACCATTCTAAacttagagtctctgcttttgaaaatatatagtttaaTGTGGTTTCCTTGTCGTcctagatgagaaatattgctttgaataaAAACTGTGTTAGCAACATGCAGTTCAACCTTTTAAGCAGAGAATGAATGATCAagaaaatggtaatttttaaagaaaatattgcTTACGTTCTCTGAAATAACCATCATGTCTCGTGACTCAGATATCGGTAAAATGCATTACTTATATTTCTCTCTCATGGTACCATTTCCACCGTATGAAATGAATTTTGGCACAAGTTTTGTCCAACGAAATAACAAACAATGAACGAGCGCTACTGAAATGCGCTGGGACCACAATGAGATGGCATTGCAATCTTTTGTCACATTATGACATTCATGTTCAAGAAGATTTTTCTATAATGTCGATCATCAATGGCTCTTCCATTTCGAAAATATATGTGTTTTTTCTTAATAACAGAATGGGAAAATGTTGCTGTTGGAAAGCCTGCATGGCAAAGCAGCAATTGGTCAGGAACTAGTACGGCAGATAAGGCTGTTGATGGAAATGCAAACCCTCAGTGGTCGGGCAATTCATGTACAGCCACGAATCAAAACCAAGATGCTTGGTGGAAGACGGATCTACAAAGTAGACACACAGTGGGCCAAGTGGTTCTCACCAATCGCCAAGACTGCTGCCGTAAGTATTTGGTTTTCTCCTAATTACTCTTGACTTCATTCGGCCACGAGATGGCAGTCAAAGTTAAGCAATTATGTTATCTGCTTTACCTCATGGTATAGCAATTAATTTCCTTTGATGACAAACTTTTGACATGATAAGCCTAGGAATAATAGCTTTTACTGTTCAATGATAAAGCACTCAGTACCAAAGCAAAGTAACTGTTACAGTAAGAACAATTTTACAATGATTGTATTCGGGGATGGTAGCTGTTTAGTATGTGTATATAGTACTTGACGCACAATGTTACAATTGACAATGTTACTATTGATATCTAATTACCATCTTCTTTCAATCATGACagtgaaaatacacaaaacacttTGCATGTTTAGTTAGTTCACCGTAAGTTTCATTGCCAAGCAATGATTCAAAATAGTTACTGTGAGTGGTTATACCATGAAAAAAGCTGTCAGTCAGGATCGTTGACGTAAACTAATCCAATctttaaacatattttgtttgaagCCGAACGTTTACTTGGAGCCGTCGTGCGTGTTGGTGACAGTGACGACATCGCCAGCAACACACAGTGTGGAAGCGCTGTCACCAGCGACCAAATATCAGCATCAGAAACCATAACAATCGATTGCCCAGAAGGTACAAAGGGACGATATGTCAGTGTTCAGCTTGAAGGAAAAAATATGTGGCTTACATTATGTGAAGTTGAAATTTATGGAGCAACCTGTAAGTACCGGCAATATGTCAGTGCTTTATAAAGGTAGAGTGATCACGTTCACTTTTTAGTTTGTCAAAGGTGTGGATGAATCACGTCGTTGACTTTGCTACTTCAGCCGCTTCCTGTGTGTCGCAAAAAGCCCCAGGAACACATTACCTCATCCGGATGCAATTTCCTTTCACTTCGGGAGGCgacattcatgaaaaatgtcTTGTTCAATGATGTTAAAGTTGGGATTCAAAATCTATTTCCAGACAATGTAAAGCTGAAGATCCGATTTATAATTCtgcaaaacttttttttcaaaacctcgGAAAACAACACAGATTCATATATTGGTTTAAGGTAAATTATATCGAACATCATTAGAAAAGATTATATACTGGCATCACCATTCTTTTTTTAAATTCGTTTGCAAGATTATCATTGCTAGTTTTTTTTCTAAGCTAGGTCTTTATTTCATCTTAAGGTACTAGTCAAATCATCTATATCTTTTCTATATTTTATCTAAACTTTTCTACATGCAATCATACGTGTTGCCTACATTTTCTACATAGTCAATATTTGATTTAGATTTATCTTTCATAAATGTTCCTATCTTCAACCTCTAGCATTAGTCTGCATAGGGGCCGACAGAGTGCTTTGCCTGCGTTCTACACCGTGTGCCCCCCTAATCGTCATCGGATAAATCGAAAACCTACCCTATGATAGCACTGACTTAAATCTCAAGTTTATCCATCTAGCCGGCCAGTCATAATAACACTTTCAAGTGGTGTTCAGAAAATTCTAGTTTGGTGCAGAAAGTACATGATAACGTATCATAATTATTCCAAAGCAAGGAAGAAAATGAACATACCTCTTCCATAAGAATCTTTGCGCAGGGAGACTTTCCTTCCAAATGCTAACATAAGATCATTAGCACTCCCTAAGTAAATTTACCTGAGTGCGTAATGAATTTaatattgtatgtgtatattGGGAAACACAAGAAAACCATCATATGATGTATGCAATATTAACTTTTTTACCCCTTCTTGATTTTAGTCGTAGCAACTGAAGCACCGCCGACACAAGCTCCAGGTAAGGCGTGGTTTACCCCAGACAAGCTCCAGGTAAGGCGTGGTTTACCCATGTCTAGTTCTGCACTTTTCAATACATTTCCTGTCGTCACAAccatttgaccccccccccccccgccattAAAGTTTCCTTATACTGAACTTTGAACATCTCAAGTACTCTGTGAGCATTATTAACTTTACGAGTAACACAGACGCCGACTCAATTGGAAGAATGATAGCAAACCATGATAATTCTTTCCATGAACCGAAAACTTCAATAGCGAGTATACAGAAAAACAGATatgtctcgtatcaaacaagaAATTAACCTAACAAAACGTCAGATGTACCTCGTCGGTAAAGATGAGAGAAATGGCGTAACAAAAAAGTGGTATACACGACTTTTTGTTTGTCCTAATCAAACCAAGTTTAATAAGAAACTAGACTATAATAGAGGCCGATCAGACACTGGCCACAATTTTTCCATAAAAACCAACCATagcatatgaaaggaatgaaaCATGAAAGACATCTTCGTTCCAGTAAAAATCAAACACGATGATACAAATGGACAAGAACAGTCTGAGCAACAAACAACGCAAAATTCGGACCAAAATACAACGATACTAGCATCTCGCTTTGATGAACAATCGCTACCATTAAACTAAACATGTGGGAAAACAAAACAGttcgagcgactgatgaaggaaccgcaGTTTGGTTCAGAAACACCCTTACAATGAATCATTCTGACATATAACCGCTTTTCCTCGGGACCTAGATCACATtgccagggtcaaagcactatcgattcaccgacGTCTCGCCAAGTTTCTCCTTATTATGAAACCAAGTTGATCGAGTTATTATACAGCATCACTAACAAAGGTAGAACCAATGTGTGAAGTTACCTTCATTTTCCTTTGCAACCATGATATGGTATATGCAATATTAacattttttaccattttcttgATTTGTGTTAGCAACTGAAGCACCGCCAACACAAGCTCCAGGTAACACTGCTTTACCCATGTCTAGCACTGCACTTCTCAACACATTTCCTGACGTCACAAACATTTGATCCCCCCATTAGAGTTCCGTTATACTGAACTTTGAATATCTCAAGTACTCTGTGAGGGTCATTAACTTTACGAATAACACAGACGCGCACTTAATGTGACTAATGATAACAAACTGTGAGAATTGTTTCCGTGAATCACTATCCAATACAATTAACCGTAATAAACACTTGACTAAATAATCTTTTTCCATAAGTGCTCAAATACGTTACTCTTGCCAaacattgattttgattgttatgcCCTTCGCTCGCTTCCTTACTTTGCTTTGCGCTATACTTTTACATTAAAGAGTTACCTCCTGAGACTGCGGTAAGTCGGATTGTAAAACCAAGCGTCTCAAGATATCGAATACAATTGTATTTTAGTCAAAGCAAACCTATTTATGCCCTATTTGCCATGCAAGACTTACCTAATTCACCAGTATCGCATATATTTTGTGTTGAATACTCATCAACCATATAATTGGTTTCTATGAATTGTTATCTCATactttacattaaaaatataaCTAAACTTATTTATTCCTGCCTGCTCACCAGTAAACCCGGATGCCAGTAAGTAACTTACTGTTTATTTATGATATAAGCCTTATGGACTCTCAGAGACCTACTTTCACTCCACACTTTTTGATCACAGATTTCGCTTACAAAACTGCAGCAGATACTTTATCTTGTACCTAACATAGGTTGAGGTGAAGCAAATACTGACAACGTACATTTCCCCCGTTTAATGTCATGTTATGTGCACTGAGGTTTGCATTACAATTACATCACGCAATTaggtatttatattttatttgaagtcCATATCTTAACTAGTCTGTTTCCAATCATATAATAAAGTTAtcctatttatttttcattattccaGCCACTATGATTCCGACGTTAGCACGTAAGTACTATATGAGACTCTATTTCCAAAAACCTTGTCTCGTTTCAGGCCATTGTAGGCTGTATTAGCAAATTATGTTTGTTTGACTCACCCGTTCTTGACGAGGTTATTTTTTGTAAGCATCTCTCTCTTTATGGTCAAAAAAGATGTAAAACTCAGCCATAGTTTAAAGATAAACGTTCAATACAtgacatttgtttgaaaaaatgtttgatttttgatGATAATGAACCAGTTAAGAGTCTTACGTTTTTCCTTTATACAGCCCTTATGATATATTGCATTAGAAACCCCACGATGATAATTGGCATGAATTTGATCTTAGTAAACCTCAAGGCTTAATGCGCTCTTTAGATGAAACAAGATTTAAAATCGGGGAAGGTTTCTCTTCAAAAAATGGAAACTGATGAGGTCGTTATTATAATTAAAGTCATTATTACAGATTAAGTGAGCATGATAGTTACAAATATTGATCGCAAAATGTGCAAATGGTTTCAACACAGATGTGAACACTTCCCCATTGTTCggccaattttttttcaccctAATACGACATTTGTTTCAACTATGTGATGATTTACGCCCctcttttctgtgattttgggAACCCCCGTGGATAGCCACCTCTCCTGGGAGTGCCATCACGGGAAGTGGTGAACTCATCACACAAATGATTCTTCATAGAATTAAAACCAAAATTGTAGATATACAATTATACAGTCCTTGTCCGTTTTAAGACTAATTATATTCAAAGAAAGTCCGTAAACTGCTACAATTGTATTGATATAGAAAAATTAAGCAGTTACATTGATATAGAAATTCATAATAGTCGTATCGGTACAGATATTGTAAGGTGGTAGGGTCATATCCATATCCTATCATTTAAAATtagtatatttatgtaaagtgCATACTATGGTAATCATACTTTTTTCTGGTCAGCATCACTCTAGTGATAACGAAGGCCAATATTCTATTTTTGTACAAGTTTGATAAAAGCTAGTATTTGTATGGCTTGCTGCATGTTTACCATCAAAACATGCGATGTTGTGGGTAGAATCCTGTTTGGAATTTTCGTAGACTTTTACACTGTCAGAAATAAAACCCTGTTGTACTTCTACTGTGACCTAGCTCTAGGTTGTATGATTGTTTGAATTTCATTCCGTTTTATTTCTATTGCCATACTTCCGTACGATACTTACGTAAATTTGACTACCATTACCTTTAATCGCCTTTCCCTCTCAAGAACTGTGCTTTAAAACTCAACCCCTTTATTTCTACCGAACCCCTCCCTTGAAAATTGAAGTGCCAAGTTTTAATTTGCTGTTAACATTGCACAACTAGAGTTGACGTTTTGTTAAAAATGTCGTTATGTTCTCTGAGAAAGTATCAGCACATCTCCCAGTGTGTGGTATTTTGCCCAATTCGTAATTCTGTCTTCATTTATCTGTAACAGAATGTGGGCCCACAGGTATATCGCAcagaaattgttattcaaatatgAGAAATAAAATGCTAAGAAAGAATTATGTGAAGTgcctgaaaaaatgaaatctgcctAAGATATTTTCAACGGCAATTCTTTGATTTCCCTGTGAAAAAAAGGCTTGCCGAATAATAGATGGCTAAGTAGCGATGACTCACCCTTAAGAAAATCGGTGTGGTCGAAGAAAATCATAACCGGATCTCATTTAAGTTTAAAATAAAGCTACAATTACCTCCATATTTATACTCTAACGAGAAGATAATCGTTGAAATGCACGTTAAGagtattttgttttaaaatacaaatacacgAAGTGTCGATTTATCTTAAACACCCTGTGTCTCTTTGGGAGCCCTACCGTTAAGTATGCAGTTCTGAGATTACGTTTATGTGATTTactactatagaaataacgggcgacgcgctgaccattaacgtttatttatgggcaagggcgagaggaaagccaaaaattaacgggcgaggcttgccgagcccgttattttggctttcctctcgcaaaaattttgcaaatccggagatgtttttggaaaaaagcgtctaaacttggcctacaaatgctccattttattttgtggtgaTTATggtctttgtacaaatcacaatattCCTTTTAGCCGTAAAgctactatgtttacgatattattcatattcacgggcatggaaacaaaccattactgtatatttgtgggcagtcacttggttcagctcgaccaattaaaacgcaatggacagggcatggtaatataactCCAATTATATGTGTCGTCTGCTCCTTGCAGCCTGTGAATATCCTGCTGGTGTTAAAAACGTTGCGGCGGGCCGGCCAAGTCGTCAGAGTtcagacaaaaaaaataaagactCTGGGTCTGAAAATGCAGTCGACGGAGATTATGGTACCGATGCCCACTCGGGGTCATGCTCATGGACGAATAAAGAACTTGAACCATGGTGGACAGTAGATTTGGGAGAAACTAAAGACATCTATGAAGTTTCTATCACAAACAGAGAAGATTGCTGCCGTAAGTGAAAAGTTGATTTTTACCATAAGATGACGTCATGTTTGGACCGACAAGTTGGATGAAAACCgtgtttttgtatttgcttaactttatgtcattttgaaaatgcaaCTATCTTTTTGTAATCGTAAAACACGAAGGGGTTAT
The DNA window shown above is from Ptychodera flava strain L36383 chromosome 5, AS_Pfla_20210202, whole genome shotgun sequence and carries:
- the LOC139133190 gene encoding uncharacterized protein isoform X2, with amino-acid sequence MKRFSVLGLIAVVCSYQAGPVNVAVGKPASQSSNWSAGSTADKAVDGNTETYWSGNSCTATNADPNAWWKVDLQSEHAVDHVVLINREGCCPERLLGAVVRVGNSQDIASNTQCGNPVTTAQISASATITIECPDDTAGQFVSVQLEGQTQFLTLCELQVFGEGTETSGSEWENVAVGKPAWQSSNWSGTSTADKAVDGNANPQWSGNSCTATNQNQDAWWKTDLQSRHTVGQVVLTNRQDCCPERLLGAVVRVGDSDDIASNTQCGSAVTSDQISASETITIDCPEGTKGRYVSVQLEGKNMWLTLCEVEIYGATFVATEAPPTQAPATEAPPTQAPVNPDATTMIPTLAPCEYPAGVKNVAAGRPSRQSSDKKNKDSGSENAVDGDYGTDAHSGSCSWTNKELEPWWTVDLGETKDIYEVSITNREDCCPFRIKNAEIRVGDSQTMEDNPVCGMRVLGRMTKENPIRIRCGCEIPMQGRYVSIKLIDREQQLTLCEVEVLAT
- the LOC139133190 gene encoding uncharacterized protein isoform X1 — its product is MKRFSVLGLIAVVCSYQAGAVNVAVGKPASQSSNWSAGSTADKAVDGNTETYWSGNSCTATNADPNAWWKVDLQSEHAVDHVVLINREGCCPERLLGAVVRVGNSQDIASNTQCGNPVTTAQISASATITIECPDDTAGQFVSVQLEGQTQFLTLCELQVDDGTSGTSTGPVNVAVGKPASQSSNWSAGSTADKAVDGNTETYWSGNSCTATNADPNAWWKVDLQSEHAVDHVVLINREGCCPERLLGAVVRVGNSQDIASNTQCGNPVTTAQISASATITIECPDDTAGQFVSVQLEGQTQFLTLCELQVFGEGTETSGSEWENVAVGKPAWQSSNWSGTSTADKAVDGNANPQWSGNSCTATNQNQDAWWKTDLQSRHTVGQVVLTNRQDCCPERLLGAVVRVGDSDDIASNTQCGSAVTSDQISASETITIDCPEGTKGRYVSVQLEGKNMWLTLCEVEIYGATFVATEAPPTQAPATEAPPTQAPVNPDATTMIPTLAPCEYPAGVKNVAAGRPSRQSSDKKNKDSGSENAVDGDYGTDAHSGSCSWTNKELEPWWTVDLGETKDIYEVSITNREDCCPFRIKNAEIRVGDSQTMEDNPVCGMRVLGRMTKENPIRIRCGCEIPMQGRYVSIKLIDREQQLTLCEVEVLAT